The Paenibacillus macerans genome includes a window with the following:
- a CDS encoding sugar ABC transporter substrate-binding protein: MKKTKKALGLIATMALVVALTACGGNAKNNAGNAANNAGGAGGGNQPEKQAKISLFQNKVEIAEALEGLAEKYKQETGNEVDVWGSAGDAYMTQLQAKLAAKEGPTIFSVGAGAEAEKFKSYYYDMSNEEYVKNIAPNMALEVDGKVVGVPTGVEGFGLVYNKSLVDLGKVTDFDSFKTTMEGLKAKGVNGLSLSQEAYFLIGHIINTPFALQEDPKAFVEKLNKGEVKLADTKEFQEFAKFMEVIRANSTNPMEVTYDTQMGDFATGKTAMVHQGNWSYSMLADYGDLDIGMMPLPIAGNKKLSVDIPGGWVINKEAGEAEIKAANAFLNWMFTSETGKNTIVNEFKFIPAMTNIEATGLDPMSQAVFEATKSGETIPWAFNYFPQGIIVNDLAPATAEFFLNPDMTGQQFLQNLDKAWANAAK, encoded by the coding sequence ATGAAAAAAACGAAAAAAGCGCTTGGTTTGATCGCGACGATGGCGTTAGTTGTTGCTTTGACAGCTTGCGGAGGCAACGCAAAAAACAATGCGGGCAATGCCGCGAATAATGCCGGCGGTGCCGGAGGCGGCAATCAACCGGAAAAACAAGCGAAGATTTCGCTGTTCCAAAACAAGGTCGAAATCGCCGAAGCCCTGGAGGGGTTGGCGGAAAAATATAAGCAGGAAACCGGCAACGAAGTCGACGTTTGGGGCTCTGCCGGCGATGCTTACATGACTCAGCTCCAAGCCAAGCTGGCGGCGAAGGAAGGCCCGACGATCTTTAGCGTAGGCGCCGGCGCGGAAGCGGAAAAATTCAAGTCCTATTACTACGATATGAGCAATGAAGAGTATGTCAAAAATATCGCGCCGAACATGGCCCTGGAAGTCGACGGCAAAGTGGTCGGCGTGCCGACGGGCGTAGAAGGCTTCGGTCTCGTATACAACAAGAGCCTGGTCGATCTGGGCAAAGTAACCGACTTCGACTCTTTCAAGACCACGATGGAAGGCCTGAAGGCCAAAGGTGTTAACGGGCTGAGCCTTTCCCAGGAAGCGTACTTCCTGATCGGACATATCATCAATACTCCGTTCGCCCTCCAGGAAGATCCGAAAGCGTTCGTCGAGAAGCTGAACAAAGGCGAAGTGAAACTGGCCGACACCAAGGAATTCCAAGAGTTCGCCAAGTTTATGGAAGTGATTCGGGCCAACTCCACAAACCCGATGGAAGTAACGTATGACACGCAAATGGGGGATTTCGCCACCGGAAAAACGGCGATGGTTCACCAAGGCAACTGGAGTTACTCGATGCTCGCGGACTACGGCGATCTGGACATCGGCATGATGCCGTTGCCGATTGCCGGCAACAAGAAGCTGTCCGTGGACATTCCGGGCGGCTGGGTCATTAACAAGGAAGCGGGCGAAGCGGAAATCAAAGCGGCCAACGCTTTCCTGAACTGGATGTTTACGAGCGAAACGGGCAAAAATACGATCGTGAACGAGTTCAAATTTATCCCGGCGATGACCAACATCGAAGCGACGGGCCTCGATCCGATGTCGCAAGCGGTATTTGAAGCTACGAAGAGCGGTGAAACGATTCCTTGGGCTTTTAACTACTTCCCGCAAGGGATCATCGTGAACGACCTGGCTCCGGCGACGGCCGAGTTCTTCCTGAATCCGGATATGACCGGCCAGCAGTTCCTGCAAAACCTGGATAAAGCTTGGGCCAATGCGGCAAAGTAA
- a CDS encoding carbohydrate ABC transporter permease, with amino-acid sequence MKRAGKWIPSVLLLILALVFLSPIYIMLVNSFKNRAELYTNALALPQSLNFEYYASAIDKMNFFRVLGNSLLVTILTVIFVVILSSMTAWMLVRRDTKISKWMFMAYVATMLIPFQTLMMPLMQVMDWIRTYLHLPMLNTHGGLIYMNIGFHASMAVFLYHGFIKSIPIALEEAATLDGCTKFGVFWRIVFPMLKTITITVAILDVIATWNDYLLPSLTLSDKALRTIPLSTFYFFGEFTIVWNQAMAGLTLTIIPVVIFYAFAQKYIIKGIAAGAVK; translated from the coding sequence ATGAAGCGTGCCGGCAAATGGATTCCTTCCGTCTTACTGCTCATTCTTGCACTTGTTTTCTTGTCCCCGATCTATATCATGCTCGTCAACTCCTTCAAAAACCGGGCGGAGCTGTATACCAACGCGCTGGCGCTCCCGCAAAGCCTCAACTTTGAGTATTACGCGAGCGCGATCGACAAGATGAACTTCTTCCGGGTGCTCGGCAATTCGCTGCTGGTCACTATTTTGACGGTGATTTTTGTGGTGATTTTGTCGTCGATGACCGCCTGGATGCTGGTGCGGCGCGACACGAAAATCAGCAAATGGATGTTTATGGCTTATGTCGCGACGATGCTGATCCCCTTCCAAACGCTGATGATGCCGCTGATGCAGGTTATGGACTGGATTCGCACCTACCTGCATCTCCCGATGCTGAATACGCACGGCGGCTTGATATACATGAACATCGGCTTCCACGCCAGTATGGCGGTGTTTTTGTACCACGGGTTCATCAAATCGATTCCGATCGCGCTGGAGGAAGCCGCGACTCTGGATGGCTGCACGAAATTCGGCGTGTTTTGGCGGATCGTGTTCCCGATGCTGAAGACGATCACCATTACCGTAGCCATTCTGGACGTTATCGCGACGTGGAACGACTATCTGCTGCCGTCGCTGACGCTGTCGGATAAAGCGCTGCGCACGATCCCGCTGTCGACGTTCTACTTCTTCGGAGAGTTCACGATCGTGTGGAACCAGGCCATGGCCGGCCTGACGCTGACCATCATCCCTGTCGTCATTTTCTACGCGTTTGCCCAAAAGTACATCATCAAGGGCATTGCGGCGGGGGCGGTGAAGTAA
- a CDS encoding carbohydrate ABC transporter permease, which translates to MRSNKDKLWYALFTMPLFIIFTTVVIIPFIIGVYYSFISWNGIPADPKVFVGFDNYIRIFHDERFYSSAWHTIKFTILALISVNVFGLLFSLLVTSGLRTSNLARTLFFMPNLIGGLILGYIWKFIFTDIFKFLGNNTGLDHLFFNWLINPEFALYAMVIVFTWQMAGYTMIIYIAGIQGISDETLEAAKVDGANMWQRLTKIVFPLLMPSFTICFFMTLSGAFKIYDVNLSLTNGGPVNSTEMFAMNIFNEIFGYGRYGVGQAKAIVFFLVVAVVTLTQVIITKKKEVQM; encoded by the coding sequence ATGCGCAGTAACAAAGATAAGCTCTGGTACGCGTTGTTTACCATGCCGTTATTCATCATCTTTACGACAGTCGTGATCATACCGTTTATCATTGGGGTGTACTACTCGTTTATTAGCTGGAACGGGATTCCGGCCGATCCGAAAGTGTTCGTGGGCTTCGACAACTATATCCGTATTTTTCATGATGAGCGGTTTTATTCTTCGGCTTGGCATACGATCAAATTCACGATTTTGGCGCTGATCTCCGTCAACGTCTTTGGGCTCTTGTTCTCCTTGCTGGTGACCAGCGGGCTTCGCACGAGCAACCTGGCGCGGACGCTGTTTTTTATGCCGAACCTGATCGGCGGGCTGATTTTGGGCTACATTTGGAAGTTTATTTTTACTGATATTTTTAAGTTTCTCGGGAACAACACGGGGCTTGATCATCTCTTTTTCAACTGGCTGATCAATCCGGAATTCGCGCTGTATGCGATGGTGATTGTGTTTACGTGGCAAATGGCCGGTTATACGATGATCATCTATATCGCGGGGATTCAGGGGATTTCGGACGAAACGCTTGAGGCGGCGAAGGTCGACGGCGCGAATATGTGGCAGCGTCTGACCAAAATCGTGTTTCCGCTGCTTATGCCGTCGTTTACGATCTGCTTCTTTATGACGCTCTCCGGCGCGTTTAAGATCTATGACGTAAACCTGTCTTTGACGAACGGCGGTCCCGTGAACTCCACGGAAATGTTCGCCATGAACATTTTTAACGAAATCTTCGGGTACGGCCGGTATGGCGTCGGCCAAGCGAAGGCGATCGTGTTCTTCCTCGTCGTGGCTGTTGTGACGCTGACACAGGTCATCATTACGAAAAAGAAAGAGGTGCAAATGTAA
- a CDS encoding sensor histidine kinase yields MIKRSLFTKILLGLLTATIVPFLISSYMSYQIIGRSVQDQLVQLNQKSMAITMSSVHKYIHDIMLLTLSYYGDPELMRLLTKKEMQTPAEAVYINQKMQRLYGSYTEIRSVTYKSALTNRQFNVKSGLNERQLIPDFVHRRLPAEGQRYNEEYAVIEVNGEKRLQINKLFADISSRETLGLTSVTVRNIELKELVEPLSTSEQGDVYILLQNDLQLLYSTASAAGDSEWIQELRGKIAAVDGDARGLIHDPKGKGIYIYYTDVSYGLPITLVKFIPSSVIEQAGRQALNRSLALQVAVTGFVAIMAGVISYVILLRIKRILGQIKKIQMGNFNIQGGSQATDELGLLEDRLQDMAAELDALWNQQYRYKLEVADARLKMLQAQINPHFLYNTLQSIGTLAIKKNAHEVSDKLAELGAMFRYNMDIDHEEVLLQDELEHLNHYISLQVGRFKHKLDYSQSCPDEALFLRVPKMVLQPLVENSIVHGIEKGNGTGTIRVEIELNDRLIIRVIDNGRGFAPDMIGDIRRAYTDSSAKLESRVGIGLVNVLKRLQLYYGPGFAWDIESEPYAQTTVTLSIPYQPEKEREPHESTDRG; encoded by the coding sequence TTGATCAAGCGAAGTTTATTTACCAAAATTTTATTGGGCCTGCTGACTGCCACCATTGTGCCTTTTTTGATTTCCAGCTACATGTCCTACCAGATTATCGGGCGTTCGGTGCAGGATCAACTCGTTCAGCTGAACCAAAAATCGATGGCGATCACGATGTCGAGCGTTCATAAATACATCCATGACATCATGCTGCTCACGTTGTCCTACTACGGCGACCCCGAACTGATGCGCCTGCTGACCAAAAAGGAGATGCAGACTCCGGCGGAGGCCGTGTACATCAATCAAAAAATGCAGCGACTCTACGGCAGCTATACGGAAATCCGCTCGGTGACCTACAAGAGCGCGCTGACCAACCGTCAGTTTAACGTAAAATCGGGGCTGAACGAGCGGCAGCTCATTCCCGATTTTGTCCACCGCCGGCTCCCCGCGGAAGGGCAACGCTATAACGAGGAGTACGCGGTTATTGAAGTAAACGGGGAGAAGCGGCTGCAGATCAACAAGCTGTTTGCGGACATCTCCAGCCGCGAAACGCTGGGTTTGACTTCGGTTACGGTGCGGAATATAGAATTAAAGGAACTGGTCGAACCGTTGTCGACGTCCGAGCAAGGGGATGTATACATTCTTTTGCAAAACGATTTGCAGCTGTTGTATTCGACTGCTTCCGCGGCCGGCGATAGCGAATGGATTCAGGAATTGCGCGGAAAAATCGCCGCTGTGGACGGGGATGCCAGAGGCTTGATCCATGACCCCAAGGGAAAGGGAATATACATTTACTACACGGACGTTTCCTACGGGTTGCCCATTACGCTGGTGAAATTCATCCCGAGCTCCGTCATAGAGCAGGCGGGCAGGCAGGCGCTGAACCGATCGCTGGCCCTGCAGGTGGCCGTGACCGGTTTTGTCGCCATCATGGCGGGAGTCATCTCGTATGTGATTTTGCTGCGGATCAAACGCATCCTGGGCCAGATCAAAAAAATCCAGATGGGCAATTTCAACATTCAAGGCGGTTCGCAAGCGACCGACGAGCTTGGCCTTCTGGAGGACCGTCTTCAGGACATGGCCGCGGAACTGGACGCGCTTTGGAACCAGCAGTACCGCTACAAGCTGGAGGTCGCGGACGCCCGGCTGAAAATGCTTCAGGCGCAGATCAACCCGCATTTCCTGTACAATACGCTGCAATCGATCGGCACGCTGGCGATCAAGAAAAACGCGCACGAGGTGAGCGACAAGCTGGCCGAGCTGGGAGCGATGTTCCGCTACAATATGGATATCGATCATGAAGAGGTTCTTTTGCAAGACGAGCTGGAGCACTTGAACCATTACATTTCGCTGCAGGTAGGAAGGTTTAAGCATAAACTGGATTACTCGCAAAGCTGCCCGGACGAGGCGTTGTTCCTGCGGGTGCCGAAAATGGTGCTGCAGCCCCTGGTCGAAAACAGCATCGTGCACGGCATTGAAAAAGGGAACGGTACAGGGACCATCCGTGTGGAAATCGAGCTGAACGACCGGTTGATCATCCGCGTGATCGATAACGGGCGCGGCTTCGCCCCGGACATGATCGGCGACATCCGCCGTGCGTATACGGATTCTTCCGCCAAGCTCGAATCGCGGGTCGGCATCGGTTTGGTTAATGTATTAAAGCGGCTGCAGTTGTACTATGGACCAGGATTTGCCTGGGACATCGAAAGCGAGCCTTATGCGCAGACGACCGTTACTTTGTCCATTCCCTATCAACCGGAGAAGGAGCGTGAGCCGCATGAAAGTACTGATCGTGGATGA
- a CDS encoding response regulator, whose protein sequence is MKVLIVDDEEHVREGVELAIDWPSYQMTAILQAEDGVEALEIVRREAPELIVCDMSMPRMDGPTFLEKLRAEGWDSKVIVLSGYQEFRYAKATLLAQGVDYLLKPFKIDDLNKAVSKAVGEILESRENRSEELRRNLQVHEANTLLQEQRMATYLQAESVNHAGVRQVLQEAGFPVKDFYLLLFLPRNLTEIVDRSFMGDEALFMFSVRNIIKDVLRPLGRYYFFRIDSFFCILTEGEAPAADVEHYRAKLEKSWLSAIKLDVFSGFVRKKYDSAEILSAIKEARTEILQANVLDGRGGAGKPGHAVTFIDREILLLEALRKRDKEHMAELIGSFVRELRQLGYLSLKDLQHYTMEMNLLIARISRQLHQEHQTETLSLWIGDLEEWGQELTHIFWLMIESEGEGLASLQSIHAIQHYISSNIGADISLSSLAERFHFSPQYIAKKFKETYGTTVMNYLTGLRMEKAKSLLSHSDQTVLEVSRMLGYEDDNYFGKVFRKFTGESPTQYRKHHKAPRPRMDG, encoded by the coding sequence ATGAAAGTACTGATCGTGGATGATGAGGAGCATGTCAGGGAAGGCGTTGAATTGGCCATCGACTGGCCGAGCTATCAAATGACCGCAATTTTGCAGGCCGAGGACGGCGTGGAGGCGCTTGAAATCGTGCGCCGCGAGGCGCCGGAACTGATCGTGTGCGATATGAGCATGCCGCGTATGGATGGACCGACCTTTCTGGAAAAATTGCGGGCGGAAGGATGGGACTCCAAGGTGATCGTTCTGAGCGGGTACCAGGAATTTCGTTATGCCAAAGCGACCCTGCTGGCGCAGGGAGTCGATTATTTGCTGAAGCCATTCAAGATCGACGACTTGAACAAGGCCGTTTCCAAGGCGGTCGGGGAGATTCTGGAAAGCCGGGAAAACCGGAGCGAGGAGCTGCGCAGGAACCTTCAGGTTCATGAAGCCAACACCCTGCTCCAGGAGCAGAGGATGGCCACGTATTTGCAAGCGGAATCCGTCAATCATGCGGGCGTCCGCCAAGTGCTGCAGGAGGCGGGCTTTCCCGTTAAGGACTTTTATCTGCTGCTCTTTTTGCCGAGGAACCTGACGGAGATCGTCGACCGCAGCTTTATGGGGGACGAAGCGTTGTTTATGTTCTCCGTACGCAACATCATCAAGGACGTTCTGCGGCCATTGGGCCGGTATTATTTTTTTCGGATCGATTCGTTTTTCTGCATTCTGACCGAGGGGGAAGCTCCCGCCGCGGATGTGGAACATTACAGAGCCAAGCTGGAGAAGTCGTGGCTGTCCGCGATCAAGCTGGACGTCTTCTCCGGGTTTGTGCGGAAAAAGTACGACAGCGCTGAAATTTTGTCCGCCATCAAAGAGGCCAGAACGGAAATTCTTCAGGCCAATGTTTTGGATGGCAGAGGGGGTGCGGGCAAGCCAGGCCATGCCGTTACGTTTATCGACCGGGAAATTCTTCTGCTGGAGGCTTTAAGAAAACGCGACAAGGAGCACATGGCCGAATTGATCGGTTCTTTTGTGCGGGAGCTCCGGCAGCTCGGGTATTTGTCGTTAAAGGACCTGCAGCATTACACGATGGAAATGAATTTGCTGATCGCCCGCATTTCCCGCCAGCTCCATCAGGAGCATCAGACGGAAACGCTGTCGCTTTGGATCGGCGATTTGGAGGAATGGGGGCAGGAACTGACGCATATTTTCTGGCTGATGATCGAGTCGGAAGGGGAAGGGTTGGCTTCGCTCCAAAGCATCCATGCGATTCAGCACTACATCTCGTCCAATATCGGGGCCGACATCAGCCTGTCTTCGTTGGCGGAACGTTTTCATTTCAGTCCCCAATATATCGCCAAGAAATTTAAGGAAACTTATGGAACCACGGTGATGAACTATTTGACCGGGCTAAGAATGGAAAAAGCCAAGTCCCTGCTCAGCCATTCGGACCAAACCGTGCTTGAGGTGTCCCGGATGCTGGGGTACGAGGACGATAATTATTTCGGCAAAGTGTTCCGAAAGTTTACCGGCGAGTCGCCGACGCAGTACCGCAAGCATCATAAGGCCCCCCGGCCGCGGATGGACGGCTAA
- a CDS encoding serine hydrolase domain-containing protein, with product MNSVSYKKKAAASFLKTLLLTMAAALIVCAIPLKAGAESDEIDKEQIDAFMQDSMKKLQIPGASLAIVKGDQVLFQNGYGISGPDRTPVTAQTPFVIGSVSKSFTALAVMQLADAGKIDLEAPVRQYLPWFRVADEAASAQIRVKHLLHQTSGISTYDGQVSLTQGGLPIEQHIRNLKQVELTEPVGTAYQYSNLNYDILGGIIEAVSGMSYGDYIKQNIYAPLGMTHSYASPNSAQELAAGYQPVFGLMLPTKMINHEGTVPSGYLVSSAEDMSKYLIPQINQGRFGNTSVVSERSAALMHAPAVQMWGSQYYGMGWSVDKNRNWVYHDGSTENTYSKMIIDGDYGIIFLANSMDFFHIDAYDQITAGIDRILHGEQPITAGMDSYRKDFLIVDAVALAVLLYLVLSVRGLFRWKTRFKPTKLRIAIQVLSITFIHAFIPLAILFVLPKVLVPWPVIFVFLAGLGHFMYYASIALLAIGIIKLPLLVNSIRKQKNGRNSAV from the coding sequence ATGAATTCCGTTTCATATAAAAAGAAGGCCGCCGCATCGTTTCTAAAAACCTTGCTGCTAACCATGGCCGCGGCTCTCATCGTATGCGCCATCCCGCTGAAGGCGGGGGCCGAAAGCGATGAAATCGACAAGGAGCAAATCGATGCTTTCATGCAGGATTCGATGAAGAAGCTGCAAATTCCCGGCGCTTCCCTGGCAATCGTCAAGGGGGACCAGGTGCTTTTTCAAAACGGCTACGGCATTTCCGGGCCCGACCGCACGCCGGTGACGGCGCAAACCCCGTTTGTCATCGGATCGGTCAGCAAATCGTTCACCGCCCTGGCCGTCATGCAATTGGCCGATGCCGGGAAAATCGATCTCGAGGCTCCGGTCCGCCAGTATTTGCCCTGGTTCCGGGTTGCCGACGAAGCCGCGTCCGCGCAAATCCGCGTTAAGCATTTGCTTCACCAGACAAGCGGGATATCCACCTATGACGGCCAGGTGTCGCTGACGCAAGGCGGCCTGCCGATCGAGCAGCATATCCGCAATCTCAAGCAGGTGGAGCTCACCGAACCCGTTGGCACGGCGTACCAATATTCGAATCTGAATTACGATATTTTGGGCGGCATTATCGAAGCCGTTTCGGGGATGTCTTACGGGGACTATATCAAGCAAAATATTTACGCGCCGCTGGGCATGACGCACAGCTATGCCTCGCCGAACTCCGCACAGGAGCTGGCTGCGGGCTATCAGCCGGTGTTCGGACTCATGCTGCCGACGAAAATGATCAACCACGAAGGTACGGTTCCTTCGGGATATTTGGTCTCCAGCGCCGAGGACATGTCCAAATACCTGATCCCTCAAATCAACCAAGGGCGATTCGGAAATACGTCCGTCGTATCCGAGCGGAGCGCCGCGCTCATGCATGCCCCGGCGGTCCAAATGTGGGGCAGCCAATATTACGGCATGGGCTGGAGCGTCGACAAGAACCGCAATTGGGTTTATCACGACGGCTCGACGGAAAATACATATTCCAAAATGATCATCGACGGCGACTACGGCATCATTTTTCTGGCCAACTCGATGGATTTCTTCCATATCGACGCTTACGATCAAATCACGGCGGGAATCGACCGTATTCTTCACGGTGAGCAGCCCATCACTGCCGGAATGGATAGCTATCGGAAGGATTTCCTGATCGTCGATGCCGTTGCGCTGGCCGTCCTGCTGTATCTGGTTTTGTCCGTTCGCGGCCTTTTCCGGTGGAAAACCCGCTTTAAGCCGACTAAGCTGCGCATCGCCATCCAGGTGCTGTCGATTACATTCATCCATGCGTTCATCCCGCTGGCAATCCTGTTCGTGCTGCCCAAGGTCCTCGTGCCGTGGCCTGTCATTTTCGTATTTCTCGCGGGCTTGGGCCACTTCATGTATTACGCGTCGATTGCGCTGCTAGCGATTGGGATTATCAAACTGCCGCTTCTCGTCAACAGTATCCGCAAACAAAAAAACGGCCGTAACTCGGCCGTGTAG